Proteins encoded together in one Branchiostoma floridae strain S238N-H82 chromosome 18, Bfl_VNyyK, whole genome shotgun sequence window:
- the LOC118405833 gene encoding LETM1 domain-containing protein 1-like isoform X1 encodes MALRCCAGFGRAYVRWCGAPLDNSLCRHVSLHVPEGRRSPTVHLSWRSISTDRQGDKQHNGPSSMLSLYVRLNDKIGQLLQRAHPTAGKVYVQFINGAVQSWREGKTAAGIMRHKHTLGRGYARLTWREVDCCRQFKLDVLKTLPVFLLASLPFIWLLVLPLIYFYPKQLLSSQFWSAGQRVTFFNSYHMERVAYYPSILQALHRKAHRVEDFRNRTKLQELCSNALREESPSTAAIMRVRPTFSHPGLHFNKLSRTQLAWLSRTLLLTPYLPKLLLRRRLLKHLEDVHAMDRGIQQEGLSTLSTQELRKVSTLSTQELRKVSTLTTQELRKVSTLTTQELRKVSTLTTQELRKVSTLSTQELRKVSTLTTQELRKVSTLSTQELRKVSTLSTQELRKVSTLSTQELRKMCYIRGVDSISWSRDTCVEWLTQWLQISTQLQASELCLLVHCMVFLSSGHSHVK; translated from the exons ATGGCGCTACGTTGTTGTGCGGGGTTCGGGCGGGCCTATGTCCGGTGGTGTGGGGCTCCTCTGGACAACTCGCTGTGCCGACATGTCAGCCTACATGTCCCGGAAGGGCGCAGAAGTCCAACGGTTCATCTCAG CTGGAGATCTATTTCAACTGACAGACAAGGAGACAAACAGCACAATGGACCATCATCTATGTTATCCCTGTATGTGAGACTGAATGACAAGATAGGACAGTTGTTACAGAGAGCACACCCTACTGCTGGCAAGGTGTATGTGCAATTTATAAATG GTGCTGTTCAGTCCTGGAGAGAAGGGAAAACTGCAGCCGGGATCATGAGACACAAGCACACCTTGGGGAGGGGCTACGCCAGGCTGACGTGGCGGGAGGTGGACTGCTGTCGACAG TTCAAACTGGATGTGCTGAAGACATTACCAGTGTTCCTGTTAGCATCACTGCCCTTTATATGGCTGCTGGTGTTACCTCTCAT TTACTTTTATCCCAAACAGCTGTTGAGCTCGCAATTTTGGTCAGCAGGGCAGAGAGTGACTTTCTTCAACAGTTACCACATGGAGAGAGTGGCATACTACCCTAGCATTCTACAAGCTCTGCACAGAAAAGCACATCGAGTAGAGGACTTCAGAAATAGAACAAAACTGCAAGAATTGTGTTCAAAT GCATTAAGAGAGGAGAGTCCTTCCACTGCAGCCATCATGAGGGTCCGTCCCACATTCTCACATCCTGGGCTGCACTTTAACAAACTCTCCAGGACACAGTTG GCCTGGCTGAGTCGTACCCTGCTGCTGACCCCCTACCTGCCCAAACTCCTGCTGAGGAGACGTCTGCTGAAACACCTGGAGGATGTGCATGCCATGGACCGGGGGATCCAACAGGAGGGCCTCAGTACACTCAGCACACAGGAGCTACGCAAGGTCAGTACACTCAGCACACAGGAGCTACGCAAGGTCAGtacactcaccacacaggagCTACGCAAGGTCAGtacactcaccacacaggagCTACGCAAGGTCAGtacactcaccacacaggagCTACGCAAGGTCAGTACACTCAGCACACAGGAGCTACGCAAGGTCAGtacactcaccacacaggagCTACGCAAGGTCAGTACACTCAGCACACAGGAGCTACGCAAGGTCAGTACACTCAGCACACAGGAGCTACGCAAGGTCAGTACACTCAGCACACAGGAGCTACGCAAG ATGTGCTACATCCGTGGAGTGGACAGCATATCCTGGTCCAGAGACACATGTGTGGAGTGGTTGACACAGTGGCTGCAGATATCTACACAGCTACAAG CTTCAGAGCTCTGTCTGCTTGTCCACTGTATGGTGTTCCTATCCTCTGGACACTCACATGTCAAGTAG
- the LOC118405833 gene encoding LETM1 domain-containing protein 1-like isoform X2: MALRCCAGFGRAYVRWCGAPLDNSLCRHVSLHVPEGRRSPTVHLSWRSISTDRQGDKQHNGPSSMLSLYVRLNDKIGQLLQRAHPTAGKVYVQFINGAVQSWREGKTAAGIMRHKHTLGRGYARLTWREVDCCRQFKLDVLKTLPVFLLASLPFIWLLVLPLIYFYPKQLLSSQFWSAGQRVTFFNSYHMERVAYYPSILQALHRKAHRVEDFRNRTKLQELCSNALREESPSTAAIMRVRPTFSHPGLHFNKLSRTQLAWLSRTLLLTPYLPKLLLRRRLLKHLEDVHAMDRGIQQEGLSTLSTQELRKMCYIRGVDSISWSRDTCVEWLTQWLQISTQLQASELCLLVHCMVFLSSGHSHVK, translated from the exons ATGGCGCTACGTTGTTGTGCGGGGTTCGGGCGGGCCTATGTCCGGTGGTGTGGGGCTCCTCTGGACAACTCGCTGTGCCGACATGTCAGCCTACATGTCCCGGAAGGGCGCAGAAGTCCAACGGTTCATCTCAG CTGGAGATCTATTTCAACTGACAGACAAGGAGACAAACAGCACAATGGACCATCATCTATGTTATCCCTGTATGTGAGACTGAATGACAAGATAGGACAGTTGTTACAGAGAGCACACCCTACTGCTGGCAAGGTGTATGTGCAATTTATAAATG GTGCTGTTCAGTCCTGGAGAGAAGGGAAAACTGCAGCCGGGATCATGAGACACAAGCACACCTTGGGGAGGGGCTACGCCAGGCTGACGTGGCGGGAGGTGGACTGCTGTCGACAG TTCAAACTGGATGTGCTGAAGACATTACCAGTGTTCCTGTTAGCATCACTGCCCTTTATATGGCTGCTGGTGTTACCTCTCAT TTACTTTTATCCCAAACAGCTGTTGAGCTCGCAATTTTGGTCAGCAGGGCAGAGAGTGACTTTCTTCAACAGTTACCACATGGAGAGAGTGGCATACTACCCTAGCATTCTACAAGCTCTGCACAGAAAAGCACATCGAGTAGAGGACTTCAGAAATAGAACAAAACTGCAAGAATTGTGTTCAAAT GCATTAAGAGAGGAGAGTCCTTCCACTGCAGCCATCATGAGGGTCCGTCCCACATTCTCACATCCTGGGCTGCACTTTAACAAACTCTCCAGGACACAGTTG GCCTGGCTGAGTCGTACCCTGCTGCTGACCCCCTACCTGCCCAAACTCCTGCTGAGGAGACGTCTGCTGAAACACCTGGAGGATGTGCATGCCATGGACCGGGGGATCCAACAGGAGGGCCTCAGTACACTCAGCACACAGGAGCTACGCAAG ATGTGCTACATCCGTGGAGTGGACAGCATATCCTGGTCCAGAGACACATGTGTGGAGTGGTTGACACAGTGGCTGCAGATATCTACACAGCTACAAG CTTCAGAGCTCTGTCTGCTTGTCCACTGTATGGTGTTCCTATCCTCTGGACACTCACATGTCAAGTAG